DNA sequence from the Tachysurus vachellii isolate PV-2020 chromosome 16, HZAU_Pvac_v1, whole genome shotgun sequence genome:
tgatgggatatCTCCACATGGTCACACACTAACCCTCactggtgcatgatgggatatCTCCACATGGTCACACTGTAACCCTCactggtgcatgatgggatatCTCCACATGGTCACACACTAACCCTCactggtgcatgatgggatatCTCCACATGGTCACACTGTAACCCTCactggtgcatgatgggatatCTCCACATGGTCACTCACTAACCCTCactggtgcatgatgggatatCTCCACATGGTCACACTGTAACCCTCactggtgcatgatgggatatCTCCACATGGTCACACTGTAACCCTCactggtgcatgatgggatatctccacatggtcacacactgtaaccctcactggtgcatgatgggatatctccacatggtcacacactgtaaccctcactggtgcatgatgggatatctccacatggtcacacactgtaaccctcactggtgcatgatgggatatCTCCACATGGTCACACACTAACCCTCactggtgcatgatgggatatCTCCACATGGTCACACTGTAACCCTCactggtgcatgatgggatatCTCCACATGGTCACACTGTAACCCTCactggtgcatgatgggatatctccacatggtcacacactgtaaccctcactggtgcatgatgggatatctccacatggtcacacactgtaaccctcactggtgcatgatgggatatCTCCACATGGTCACACTGTAACCCTCactggtgcatgatgggatatCTCCACATGGTCACTCACTAACCCTCactggtgcatgatgggatatctccacatggtcacacactgtaaccctcactggtgcatgatgggatatctccacatggtcacacactgtaaccctcactggtgcatgatgggatatctccacatggtcacacactgtaaccctcactggtgcatgatgggatatctccacatggtcacacactgtaaccctcactggtgcatgatgggatatCTCCACATGGTCACACACTAACCCTCactggtgcatgatgggatatCTCCACATGGTCACACTGTAACCCTCactggtgcatgatgggatatCTCCACATGGTCACACACTAACCCTCactggtgcatgatgggatatCTCCACATGGTCACACACTAACCCTCactggtgcatgatgggatatCTCCACATGGTCACACTGTAACCCTCactggtgcatgatgggatatCTCCACATGGTCACTGTAACCCTCactggtgcatgatgggatatctccacatggtcacacactgtaaccctcactggtgcatgatgggatatCTCCACATGGTCACACACTAACCCTCactggtgcatgatgggatatctccacatggtcacacactgtaaccctcactggtgcatgatgggatatCTCCACATGGTCACACACTAACCCTCactggtgcatgatgggatatctccacatggtcacacactgtaaccctcactggtgcatgatgggatatCTCCACATGGTCACACACTAACCCTCactggtgcatgatgggatatctccacatggtcacacactgtaaccctcactggtgcatgatgggatatctccacatggtcacacactgtaaccctcactggtgcatgatgggatatCTCCACATGGTCACACACTAACCCTCactggtgcatgatgggatatCTCCACATGGTCACACACATCTCGTCAGTACTCTGGATTCTCTCTGGAGAAAAgcttaaacttttttttgtctattttgaacaaattaaaaaataaaactaaataaaagtcCAGAGGAGAAACGACTCGTCTGCTcgtcctatttatttatttacttttatttttttaaatagatgtgaacagaaaacaaaatcagactgaacgagtctctgtaCAGCAGGAAgtcacagatcacacacacacacacactccactcagcacctggaaagaaaaaagaacaagtgTTTAAACTCATCTATAGTTTAaattcatctacacacacacacacacacacacactcactggtgTGCTGGATGATGTTGTCACTCATCATCAGGAGGAATTCCCAGCTCCTCGTCAGTCCAGGCGTCTGTGTCCGGCCATGGAAAATGACCCTGAGGATGAAAACACAGTTTAAGAGtaagaatgtttgtgtgtgtgtgagtgtgtatttgagagagagagagagagagagagagagtgtgtgtatataacagagagagtgtgtgtgtgagtgtgtatttgagagagagagagagagagagagagagagagtgtgtgtatataacagagagagtgtgtgtgtgagtgtgtatatgagagagagagagagagagagagagagagtgtgtgtatataacagagagagtgtgtgtgtgtgtgtatatgagagagagagagagagagagagagagtgtgtgtgtgtgtgtgtgtgtgtgtgagagagagactcaccaGTACAGCGTCTGAATCATGCCAGCAGTGCCACAGGATCCAGAACCACATGAATCCACTAAGCAGCTCAGCACGAAACTTCTGGCGATTCGTGAGCTGAGGAGGCTGACGGTACTGAGCCACAATGTGAGGAGCTCCACCtgccctgacacacacacacacacacacacacacacacacacacacacacacaattaatagATGATGATTAATTCTCCATGTCAGCGGCTCTGACGGTAGTTTAACACGTTATTGTTTCAACAGTaacagtctccagtgtcagtccATACAATAAAGAGAAGCTGGTGAAGGaaagactgtttatagactgtttatagactgtttatagactgcttatagactgtttatagactgtttatacaGTAGACGGTTTATAggctgtttatagactgtttatagactgtttatagactgtttataggctgtttatagactgtttataggctgtttatagactgtttataggCTGTTTATAGGCTGTTTATACAgtagactgtttatagactgtttatagactgtttatacaGTAGACGGTTTATAggctgtttatagactgtttatagactgtttatagactgtttataggctgtttatagactgtttataggCTGTTTATAGGCTGTTTATAggctgtttatagactgtttataggctgtttatagactgtttataggCTGTTTATAGGCTGTTTATACAGTAGACTGcttatagactgtttatagactgtttatacagtagactctttatagactgtttatagactgtttatacaGTAGACTGTTAgtagactgtttatagactgtttatagactgtttatacagtagactgtttatagactgtttatacaGTAGACTGTTAgtagactgtttatagactgtttatagactgtttatacagtagactgtttatagactgtttatacagtagactgtttatagactgtttatacagtagactgtttatagactgtttatagactgtttatagactgtttatagactgtttatacagtagactgtttatagactgtttatagactgtttatacagtagactgtttatagactgtttatagactgtttatacagtagactgtttatagactgtttatagactgtttatagactgtttatagactgtttatagaccACATATAGCTGCTTTAATGtgcatacctgcaaactcacaagaggtgaaaaggtgacaaggttcgaaatcccccccccccccccaataaaATTGAGAACTTAGGTAAGATATATAATAAGAGGACGATTGAGACGTGAGGCATCAGTTTGATAGATGGTTTACTACACTGTGTCTAAAACCGCCGCCTAAACACTACTTCAtctaattattggatggaagtaaaCGGTTTCAGACGCAACCCTctcactctcgcacgcacgcaccccccctctctcgcacgcaccccccctctctcgcacgcacccccctctctctcgcacgcacgccccctctctcacacgcacgcaaccccccactctctcacacgcatgcaccccctctcacacacaccccctctcacacaccccctctcacacacaccccctctcacacacaccccctctcacacacacaccccctctcacacacacacaccctcacacacacaccctctcacacacacaccctctcacacacacacactctctcacacacacactctctcacacacacactctctcacacacacactctctcacacacacactctctcacacacacactctctcacacacacactctctcacacacacactctctcacacacacactctctcacacacacactctctcacacacacactctctcacacacacactctctcacacacacactctctcacacacactctcacacacacacactctcacacacacacactctcacacacacacacactctcacacacacacactctcacacacacacactctcacacacacacactctcacacacacacactctcacacacacacactctcacacacacacactctcacacacacacactcacacacacacacactcacacacacacactcacacacacacactcacacacacactctcacacacacacacacactctctcacacacactctctcacacacactctctcacacacactctctcacacacactctctcacacacactctctcacacacactctctcacacacactctctcacacacactctctcacacacactctctcacacacacactctctctctctctcacacactctctctctctctctctcacacacacactctctctctctctctctctctctctctctcacacactctctctctctctctctctctctctctctctctctctctctctctctctctctcacacacactcactctctctctctctctctctctcacacacactcactctctctctctctctctctctcacacacactcactctctctctctctctctctctctctctctctctcacacacactctctctctctctctctctctctcacacacactcactctctctctcacacacactctctcacacacactctctcacacacacactctctctctctctcacacactctctctctctctctctcacacacacactctctctctctctctcacacacactctctctctctctctctcacacacactcactctctctctctctctctctctctctctctcacacacactcactctctctctctctctctctctctctctctctctctctcacacacactctctctctctctctctcacacacactcactctctctctcacacacactctctcacacacactctctcacacacacactctctctctctctcacacactctctctctctctctctcacacacacactctctctctctctctcacacacactctctctctctctctctcacacacactcactctctctctctctctctctcacacacactcactctctctctctctctctctcacacacactcactctctctctcacacacacactctctctctctctctctctctctctcacacacactcactctctctcacacacacactctctctctctctctcacacacacactctctctctctcacacacactctctctctctctcacacactctctctctctctcacacactctcacacactctctctctctctctctcacacacactctctctctcacacacacactctctctatcacacacactctctctatcacacacactctctctcacacacactctctctctctcacacacactctctctctcacacacactctctctctcacacacactctctctcacacacactctctctctcacacacactctctctctcacacacactctctctcacacacactctctctctcacacacactctctctctctcacacacacacactctctctctctcacacacactctctcacacacactctctctctctcacacactctctctctctcacacacactctctctctcacacacacacactctctctctctcacacacactctctctctctcacacacacacactcacacacacacactctctctctcacacacacacacacactctctctcacacactctctcacacactctctctctcacacacacacactctctctctctcacacacacactctctctctcacacactctctctctctctctctcacacacactctctcacacacacactctctctctcacacacacacacactctctctctctctctctctcacacacacacagtttgattgtgcttttaaaacctgcacaaaacacacatctctTACAGCGGTGCTATCgcgtgttattattattattttgttgttatttcgAGGTTAAAGTCACCTTGTATTCAGTGACCTGTGAGACTGAGTTGATGTCACTGCCTGTTAGCACAGTTAGCTTAGCATCGTACAAACTTCCACTTTAATACTTACTTCCTTATAAAGTTGTGCTGAGGTCCGCGTCTGATGAGCTGAGCTCCTGCTCTGAGAACATTCACTGTCCTCACCAGAGCCGACAtcttaacaaaacacacacaaagcgggaCGTCAACAAAATGTCACCTTCCTTCTCGCCCGCTGTTTAGTCACACGCACTGCGCATGCGCGAGCACCAACGCATGCGCACTAGAGGTCTCTCTCAAAGACACGTAACTTGTTGGAATAACTTGTTTAAAAACACTGGTACTTGTATTTAcgtaaattaatattattatttgctttaGAAAACAATTATAAGCGTTAAATACACCGGATTAGTTTAAAACTATTTGCCTAAACACGTGCTAATAACACGGCCTGTGATTGGCTACTTGTTTACGGCGATTTATTTGTCCACCAGAGGGCGACAGAATTCACCTTTTCACCCTCAAATAAACATGAATGTACAAAATCAGCACATAatcttttataaacattttacactttctCAACCTTTgggtataaatatatatagtctgTAAATGTGGTGTCTTTTTTATAGTTTCTTAaaatatcatttctttttttttttttttgcactccaGACATTTGAGTTTAAATGTGTGAAAAGTCTCTCAAAAGTAAACAGAGCTGTAGTGAGAATACAGGAAATAAAGAGCCACAAGAAAACCTgctagtgtttattgtgttattaatcAGACAAAGAAACGTACAGTGTTATTGTGTCCCAGCTACTGGATCAGGACAGAAAAGTCAGGAGAAAACTCTAAACTACTCCACTGTGTTCAGTCACACACCATGGTGGAGATTACtgctgtacaacacacacacacacacacacacacacacaccccttgttgtttttattgtctttatttaaacTGTGTAGTGTTTGAACATGTTAGGATAAACAACAACAGACCTTTTATCTCAATCTCATCACTGAGACCTAAAGAGAATAATATATCAGGACAAATCtatagtgacacacacactctcacacacacacacacacacacacactctctctctctcacacacactctctcacacacacacacacacacactctctcacacacacacactctctctctctctctctctcacacacacactctctcacacacacacactctctcacacacacacacacactctctcacactctctctctctcacacacactctcacactctctctctctctctctcacacacacacacacacactctctctcacacacacactctctcacacacacacacacactctctctctctctctctctctcacacacacacactctctcacacacacactctctcacacacacacactctctcacacacactctctcacacacacacactctctcacacacacacactctctcacacacacacactctctcacacacacacactctctcacacacacacactctctcacacacacacactctctcacacacacacactctctcacacacacacacactctctcacacacacacacacactctctcacacacacacacactctctcacacacacacacactctctcacacacacacacactctctcacacacacacactctctcacacacacacactctctcacacacacacactctctcacacacacacactctctcacacacacacactctctcacacacacacactctctcacacacacacactctctcacacacacacactctctcacacacacacactctctcacacacacacactctctcacacacacacactctcacacacacacactctctcacacacacacactctctcacacacacacacactctcacacacacacacactctcacacacacacactctctcacacacacacactctctcacacacacacactctctcacacacacacactctctcacacacacacacactctctcacacacacacactctctcacacacacacacacactctcacacacacacacactctcacacacactcacactctcacacacacactctctcacacacacactctctctctcacacacacacactctctcacacacacacacacactctctctcacacacacacactctctctctctctcacactctcacacacacactctctctcacacacacactctctctcacacacacactctcacacacacacacactctctcacacacacacacactctctcacacacacacacactctctctctcacacacacacactctctctcacacacacacacactctctctcacacacacacacacacactctctctctctctcacacacacacacacacacacactctcacacacacacacacacactcacactcacacacactcacacacacacactcacacacacacacacacacactctctcacacacacacacactctctctcacacacacacacactctctctctcacacacacactctctctcacacacacactctctctcacacacacactctctctctcacacacacacactctctctcacacacacacactctctctcacacacacacacactctctctcacacacacacacactctctctctcacacacacactctctctctcacacacacactctctctcacacacacacactctctcacacacacacacactctctcacacacacacccactcacacacacacacaaatctctctcacacacacacaactctctcacacacacacaactctctcacacacacacaactctctcacacacacacaactctctcacacacacacaactctctcacacacacacaactctctcacacacacacaactctctcacacacacacacactctcacacacctcacacactcttcacacacacacacacactctcacacacacactcacccacactctcacacacacacacactctcccacacactcccacactctcccacacactcactctcccacacacacacacacacacacacacacactcacacacactcacacactctcacacacacacacactctcacacacacacacacactcacacacacacacacacactctcacacacacacactcacacacacacactcacacactctcacacacacacactcacacacacactcacacacacactcacacacacactcacacacacacactcacacactcacacactcacacacacactcacacacacactcacacacacacactctctcacacacacacacacacactctcgcacacactctcacacactctcacacacactctcacacacactctctcacacactctcacacacactctcacacacactctctcactcactctctcactcactcactcacacactcacacactcacacactcacactctcacacacacacactcacacacactctcacacacacactctcacacgtgTTTACAATAACACACGTGACCACTTAAACGACTCAGActgactttaacacacacactgactaacCTTCCTGTTTAACAACAGCAGTAATGACGCTGTAACGTTAATATAGACTTTAATACCTTATCATTTCTACACCACTGAGTAGAGTTGTGtcctgtgctctgattggctgctcgCACTTCCGGGTGTTATTCAGGACGGTTAAAACCGTTGGCGCGCAAACGCGCTTTGACGTCACGCTACTTCCGGCAAGCGGATGCGACTAGAGAGCCGACTTCCTGTTAAGCCACGAATAAACGCGCTGTAAACAGAACAGTATTTAAAGTGATGATATAAACAACTCGTCGGTGTAAGTCATCACTCGGacgaagccacgcccacttcactCAACTGACACGTTTAAAAACCCACAACAAAAACGTTTATGCGGTtttaaagatgtcatttataCCAAATCCGTTAAAGACGAGGTGAATtttaaatgacatctttaacatttaacagGGACAGAAAAGAcggtgttgtttttaaatggcgTCCTGTCTCTGCGCTATTTATTCTTTAGTCCCCACCCACATTCTTCTCGCGCTCGGATTGGCTGAACGCCCCATAAACTGTTCGCTGATTGGACGGCTGACAAGTCGTTCACATAGCAACCGTTGTACTGGAGCTTCTATAGCCGTAGTAGAGTAATTGTGTGTGCGCAGATTATAAAAGCATCTAAGCTACTACATGGTGATAAACTGTGATAACTGTTTAACGTTAATGTACTGTGTAAGACTGCGTGTTTACGGGTGATTcggaatgtaaataaaatctgcaccgcgcatgcgcagtatccCGTCGGAGCTCCGGGTGCGCCTGTCAGCCCTCACAGCTCCTGACCCCGCCCACATACGGGCACCTGTGACGTCACTGCCAGGCCCGCCATGTTGTCCGTGAAGGAGAACAATACAACAACAAAGCGGCCATTACGGCTCAAGGGCAACGTCgtgtttaattaaacactttatcGGAGGGGTGCGAGTCAAACACAACCTTCACTGGGTTAAAATAAGCTATAAACAACCTTAATCGATGTTGAAAGGGAAAAATAGTTTCCGGTAATTTGTTGTTCTTCCAGAAAACGCCAAAAATCCGAAGCTATAAAAGAAACCGTCGTTGAAAACgttcatttgtttacattaatccttaattagcttttttttctttaaaaaaaacaaaaaccagtcGAGAATCCAGTACTGCTTTGTTCACAAATCCGTGTGTCGACGTCTTTCTCTGCTCTTCGTCTCGATATTTTCACCTTCAACATTGTTGGGCATTACATCACCGCCCTAGGTGCACTGCGCATGCGTATACCCCCCTCCCCTGCGCTTAGTCAATGCGCATGCGCAGACCGATCGGAGCCCTAGGGATTCAGATCCGTTTATACATCTTACTCAATAAGAATATTTAATGCAATTATAATGCAGTGTGACTTTCCAGCGTCCACACGGGGCAATAGAGTTTACTATGGGTAAATTTACAGCTTATTTATGTCATGTATGTCAGTACACAGTTAAAAACAGAGCTGTTATCATTCACATGGTGcagtaattataaatataacgtgtgtgtgtgtaaaatctgagatatttatataataaagagaTATTTATATACTGTTAAAGAGATCTATTGTTGTTGGTTTCCTCCAGTTCGGTAATAAAGACAGTGTGTTTGTATAAGACAGGGTTATATAACACAACCTCACTAGTGCTTTTAGACACAACATTCAGGAGAAACACGAAAGGAAATGCTGGAAGTCAGCTTCGTCCTGTAaagtcataaaaagtcatttacaTGCTTTTATATGGAGTGTAAAGTTTAAACCAGACCTACTgcctgtatacagtatagtacatGGATGTGTAAACACCTGTGTGTTATAACTATTCAGTAGTTTATTACAGACATATTAAATGTCTTGTCTGACATTCGTGTGTTTATGTTAATGCATTTATCTGTGTTATCTGACCACATTATTCCCATGAATTGTATGTATTTTGCATAACTCCAGTCATTTTCCTGCTCTACACCTGattaataaacagtaataaacagaaatatcatAATAAAGCTGTTGGCTTGGaaggaaataaacattaaatatatacaaagaagttaaaaaaaaaaagactaagaAACTTTACgaacttttttaatgttttataaatgtatttcccTCGAGACAGGAGTTCGAGCAGTACAATGCAGTGTAAAGGCTGTAAATGGTgcagtgtttatttactttgatGTAAACGCTGCTACTGTCGCCGCTTCCGCCATTGAACCGACTCGCTTCCCCCGTAGCCCCTGCTAGTGCGCGTGGAAAACCCCTCAGAAAGCGAAGGCGGAGGACGTCATGACGGAGAAGGGCGTGATTAGGTCGAGTGGGCGTGGTTTCCGAAAGATGGGCGGAGTTACGGCAGTTCTGCCAAGGCCGCCATTTTTTGCACAGGATTGAAGGGATCCGGGGAAAAAATTAAGAGGGTCAAAAACTGACCTAAAACTATATATTGAGTTATAAAAAGCGTCAGGGTTCACGAGATTAAATAACAAAGGACCCGAACAGGCGGCTTGTGTCAGTTTGTGGCGTTTTAAGAGCTCTTTTCTTCAACACATCCGCAGTGGAGAGTATTGTTTTGGTCCTGGTCTCCATTCAAGGCTCTTACAGTGGACACTGATACAGGTATGCGGGTTTATTTCCCATTAAAACGTGCACCTATGTGGACGTGTGCCACTCAAATGGCTTATTTTTATCAGGTTACAGCTAAAGCTTAATGGCTAACATGAACTGACCCTtagctgaagtgtgtgtgcatgttagagATACAGCTGCTGTGTAACCTAATCAGCACATTTTGGTGGATTTCAGGGTGTTTTTAAGACCTTTCGTGCTCATTCGGTGACATAAAATCCTCATATGGTTGTATTTTATCTGAGAATGGTCTGGCAGATAGCCAGTGGTGTCACAGCTAAGCTGGCTAGTCCTGTAAGCCCCCCTGGAAATAGTCATTTATATGCAAAACACTGCaagctttctgtctttttttaatctttaaagcaTGTATTTGAGGGTTTATCATTAAATTAGACCTAAAACTTTTATAAGGTGTACATTTAAATCGATGTATTGAACATAACTGTATTGAATTTACATATAAATCTCATAATCTTATAAAATGACAGATAAAGATATAGCTCACGTT
Encoded proteins:
- the ndufb2 gene encoding NADH dehydrogenase [ubiquinone] 1 beta subcomplex subunit 2, mitochondrial, translated to MSALVRTVNVLRAGAQLIRRGPQHNFIRKAGGAPHIVAQYRQPPQLTNRQKFRAELLSGFMWFWILWHCWHDSDAVLGHFPWPDTDAWTDEELGIPPDDE